From Streptomyces chrestomyceticus JCM 4735, one genomic window encodes:
- the rpsB gene encoding 30S ribosomal protein S2, protein MAVVTMRELLESGVHFGHQTRRWNPKMKRFIFTERNGIYIIDLLQSLSYIDRAYEFVKETVAHGGSVMFVGTKKQAQEAIAEQATRVGMPYVNQRWLGGMLTNFSTVYKRLQRLKELEQIDFEDVAASGLTKKELLVLSREKAKLEKTLGGIREMQKVPSAVWIVDTKKEHIAVGEARKLNIPVVAILDTNCDPDEVDYKIPGNDDAIRSVTLLTRVIADAVAEGLIARSGVATGDQKPGEKAGEPLAEWERDLLEGEKKADDAKADEAKAEDKPAEAPAAEAPAAEAEAEKPAADAEQA, encoded by the coding sequence ATGGCCGTCGTCACGATGCGGGAGCTGCTGGAGAGCGGCGTCCACTTCGGGCACCAGACCCGCCGTTGGAACCCGAAGATGAAGCGCTTCATCTTCACGGAGCGCAACGGCATCTACATCATCGACCTGCTCCAGTCGCTGTCGTACATCGACCGCGCCTACGAGTTCGTCAAGGAGACCGTCGCCCACGGCGGCTCGGTGATGTTCGTCGGCACCAAGAAGCAGGCCCAGGAGGCCATTGCCGAGCAGGCGACCCGCGTGGGCATGCCCTACGTGAACCAGCGCTGGCTCGGCGGCATGCTGACCAACTTCTCGACCGTCTACAAGCGCCTGCAGCGCCTGAAGGAGCTCGAGCAGATCGACTTCGAGGATGTGGCCGCCTCCGGCCTCACCAAGAAGGAGCTGCTGGTTCTCTCCCGCGAGAAGGCCAAGCTGGAGAAGACCCTCGGCGGTATCCGCGAGATGCAGAAGGTGCCCAGCGCCGTCTGGATCGTGGACACCAAGAAGGAGCACATCGCCGTCGGCGAGGCGCGCAAGCTGAACATCCCGGTCGTGGCGATCCTCGACACGAACTGCGACCCGGACGAGGTCGACTACAAGATCCCGGGTAACGACGACGCGATCCGCTCCGTCACCCTGCTCACCCGCGTGATCGCCGACGCCGTCGCCGAGGGCCTCATCGCCCGCTCCGGCGTCGCCACCGGCGACCAGAAGCCGGGCGAGAAGGCCGGCGAGCCGCTCGCCGAGTGGGAGCGCGACCTGCTCGAGGGCGAGAAGAAGGCCGACGACGCCAAGGCCGACGAGGCCAAGGCCGAGGACAAGCCCGCCGAGGCCCCGGCCGCCGAGGCCCCCGCCGCCGAGGCCGAGGCCGAGAAGCCGGCCGCGGACGCCGAGCAGGCCTGA